The DNA sequence GAGCGTAGACTGCTTGTGAGGGGTTTCTATCCTAGGGAAGTCAAAATCTTCGACGGTGCTAAGCAGGGCGTTGAGGTCAAGGGTTTAGAGGCGAGTTTGGAAGATATGGGTGAGGGTAAGGGCCGGGAACGGGTGCTGGACGCTATCGAGAAGACCGTCTTGGACGTCTTCAACGCCACACAAAAGAACGCTCTTGGTCAAGCAATCTTCCACCGCCTTGTTCTCGAATATGTCCAGTGCATCTATAAGTTCCTTGACGGCGAGGCCTCCTCCAAAAAGATGCACGAGCTGTTGGCCGCTGGTGCCGAAAGTTTCCCTGAAATCGTCCACACTAAAGACGGTTCAGCTGTTGTCCGAGAGTTGATCGTCAGAGGGAATGCCAAGGTCAGTATATGCCGACAGCCATATCACTCCTCATGCTAACCCAAAATGATAGGATCGTAAACAAATACTGCAGCCTTTGAGGAAGCATGTCGAGGCGCTTTGCAAGGATGGTGATGCCCAGATGGTCCTTTTCACTGCATTTGACTGTGTTGAGTGAGCGTTTCCAACCTGATGACGTTGACCTCTGCTGATCTAATCCCTAGTGACACCAAGCTTATGGGCAAAGCCTTTGTCTCTGACATTATTTCTCTCGCTCCTGACCTTGCTTTCGATAAGCATGGCCGACGTGCCATATTCTATCTCCTTACGCCTACCTCCACCCGTCACTTCATTCACGCCTCCCTGACTTCGCTCGCTGAGTCGGCACAAAAAGCCAAGGAGCTTGGTACTAGCAAGAAAGACATGGACGTGAGACGCAAGGAGCTTTTGAGCTATGCCAACGAAGGGCTAGTGAAGCTTgttgaggaaaaaggagaagtaATGGTTAGGGATCCCGGAGCTGGTTTGGTTGTCCAGGAAATCTTGCTTTATGCTCAAGGCGGTAAGTTCTAGTCAACTTTTTTTAGGCTACTGGAGCTCATTGTCGGTCATAGACAAAAGTGCCGCTATCCAGACTCTCGCATCCGCCCTCACTCTACCCTATCCTGACCCCGCTCCTCTCGACCCCAACCCTGATCCTACGGTCTCCCACCCTCTTGATCTCTCGCACGCCATTCGTACCTATAAGCTACTCCTATCCGGCGGTCATTTTGACCACAAGACACAAACACTCTCTATTCCCGattcctctctttctcccgcTTTTTCACGTGCAGTTTGGGATGCTCTCACGAGTGCCGAAGCCGGTGGTGCGGAGAACATTGAGAGAGTCTGCAAAGGCAATGCGCCATTTGTGATGGTCGAGTTGATTGAAGGCATGAAGAAacgaggagatggagaagaggtcAAGAAGATCTTGGGCAAAAAGGGAGTTAAGGAGACTGTCGAGAAGAGTGTTCGAAAGGGAACGGCTCTGTTGGCAGAGAAGATTGGGGAGCTTTAGATTTTGGTATTTACGTTCTGGAGTGTAACTGTCACCATGGTCTGCATTGTTTTTGTGTACCCGAATTTTTAGCCTGCTTGACTTCAAAGGGTTCGACCGATTTGATATCAATGCAAGAGTACCTAGCTTAAAGAGTACATGCAAGGAAACCTGTTACACTAGAGAATGAATTTATAAGGGTTCATGATTCCCTTTGGGTCAAAAAGCTTTTTCAACCGCCTCATCAACTCGATAGAAGTATCAGTTTGAGAATACGATATGTAAGGTGCCTTCATTGAGCCCAAACCATGCTCAGCAGATATGGAACCGTTATATTCGGCTATGATGAGAACGATTAACATCAGCGCAACGACGGTTCCTCGCACTTTTGTTCCGTCGTATCAGAATAGTACGCACCTACAAGCTCATAGACGAAAGGCTCTATGATGCATTGCACTTCCTCAGAGAACTCGTTCCCTTCTGCGACCACATTCAAATGGAGATTACCTGAAGATCGGTTCAGTAGCGAAGAGACTGGCGTAATTGGATTTTACCAACCATCACCCAGATGGCCAAAACCTGCCACATATTTCACTTTCCCGCCTAGGAgccctctttcctttaAATGtgccctcatcctctctaCAACTTCATACATTTTTTCAACTGGAACGGAGAGGTCGTACTTGTACGCCTTGCCTGCTTTGCTTAGTGATTCGGGACATAATTCACGTATCTGCCAGAGTGAATGTATTTGAGCACTGTCTTGGGCCAATACGCCATCAAGGATGAACGAAGAGGATAGCAAGTGGTCGAAGAGGCTTGTGAGTTTCTACGGCCAGATAAATACTCATATCCCCTTCAAACCATCGACAAGGCCTCACCTCCGAGTCATGCTCTGCTGAGCTTCCTCCTGTTTCTATTAAACAATAgaaatctccttctttttcaaagaCCTTTTTTGCTCCCCCATGCTTCTTCACAGCCTCGTATGCAGTATTGTCAAACATTTCGAACGCCGACATAATCTCTCCCAGATGCTGTTTTGCTTGAGAAAATACTTCAAGACAGGCTGCATAAGATGGTAGAGAGAAGAGTGCGACGTTTGTGCTGCGGGGCCGATGGGGACAGAGGATAGATACGGCGGTGATTATGCCGATTGAGCCCTCAGACCCTATGAAAAGCTGTTTCAAGTCATAGCCTTTCACGCACAGTCAATCTCTTCGTCAGCAAAAGTAAGCGTCGCCTGCTCACCAGTATTATCTTTCCTCAAACCACTCAAGCCGTCCCAGATCCTGCCATCTGGCAAGACTACTTCCAGGCCCAAAACACTTCCTCTCAAACTTCCGTAACGCAGCAGCCTTAAACCTCCAGCATTGGTAGCTACATTGCCTCCTATCTGGCATGATCCCTTGGCACCCAGGTCAAGAGGGAATACGAAGCCCCTGGATTCCAAAAATGAATCTGCTTTCTCTAAGATAAGCCCTGCTTCTGCAATGAGAATACCAGAGACTGGATCGAAAGAGCGTATTGAGTTGAGCGAGGAGAGTGACAAGATTAGTTCGTCATGAATAGGCGTAGAACCTCCTACCAGTCCTGTATTCCCTCCCTGAGGAACGATAGCCACATCATTCTCGTCACACCACTTTACTATCCGACTGACCTCTTCTACCGTTTTCGGCTTGACAAGGACCTTGCTCTGGCCTAAATATTTGCCCATCCAATCCAGATTGTGAGGTAAAAGATCGTCTGATGTTGCTGAACCATCCAGTGTCGATAAGAccgaggatggagaggacaAAAGTTTTCGAATGTGAGAAATATGTGAGGTGGTGAGAGTAGTATACTTTGGAGATCTTGAGGAGAGAGATAGAGCCCTCCAAAAGAGACGAGAAGTGGTTGCAGGTAATTGAACGGTAGGATTCCGACGAGAAAGGTGTCGGGACCTGCGGATgaaagcagaggaagaggacaagggGAAATGGACCATCCTGGTGTTGCCGATGGTGTGCGTGGGCTGAAGGACGGGTAGAAGTATATATATCCTCTCGACCGACGGACTCTCACTACGTGACATCTTCCCTGTTTTGTCGTTGAATTCCGTCATGTCAGGAACCATCAGACTTCTCGGCTTTTACCGACGCTTTTTTGCGgtcatttcttttttttttgcttcttGCTATTTGGAGGTTTTTGAAGATGCGGAGATCTCTTCTGTTAGTCAACTTTGCAATCAGTCTTGAACAGTTTTGAAGTACGCAGATTCCCGCTGCATTAAAGAAGACTGACCATTTCTATTTCAAAATCTCGAAGCAAAGCTTTGGCGAACTTGACCGAAGATACTACAAGGTCAAAAAAGCCACCAATGCCTTCGTTCCAGGCTGAATATTGAAGTGAGATCGGCTTTCACAACGGTGAGCTCGCAAGTGTTAAACGGATATGAAGGTGTTATCGTACGCTAGCGATGGGTAGTACAATATTGCTAATGGCCACTTGCGGCCGAGAATACTACAATGTTCCCGCCTTGAACTTTTCCTTGTCGACTTTCGTCGTCGCGTTCAACAACAATAATCAAGCATTCCACCTCTCGATTCTCCATGATATTTACTTCGTCGTTGCTTGTGTTAAGCTTGGCACAAGCCCCTCCTCTGACCTTTAGGCCTCACCAGACGAGCCTAACTCGATGTACGATGTCCGTTGTTTCCGTGCGGTAATAATGGCAGTAAATAATGCTGCGACGGCAGCAAGCAATAATGGTGTGATGGCTCACCATCGGTATGGATAGGTGGCAACTGACCGATGTCATAGGTACCACCCAGCTACGCACTCTTCTGGGTCTCGTTGAGGTCATTAGAATATCTTGTCCATGACCCTGTCGGCCGCCTCATTGAAAACTAATTACAGCTAAAAAGGAGAACAGCTAATAGAAAAGAGGTCCTTTACATTTCAGGGATATATATAGGGAATCACAGAAGATGGAATCTTATCGGTGGGACGGAGTAACGTGTCTGTTATTAGTAAAGCTTATCTAGTAGTAGTATTAGGTACCATACTGTACCCATCGAAAAAAACCTACGGTATGGGGATGGTCCGTCTATGACACAGCATTCAAGGTTCAAGACGATATGGGAAGGTCAGCCAGAGGGACTGTTCAAAGGAACGGGATgtgagaggaggaaattCATGGTCGGAACACTGCAGCAGTGTTGTTCTCCGAGACGCGAGTGAATATATATGACACCTTATTACCCGCAGCCATCGCGACAACGCTTTCAATTCGATCAATCTCCACGACCGCATGCTGATCCCCTATTCCATCGACTCCAACTGCCCTGCCCACTAATATAACCGCCTAGGCTTCTGTCTAGGTCGACGTCCCCATTTTCATGTCTGACACAACGGCACCATCCATTCTTACGTTCATCCTTACAAGCCCTATCCAACAACTTCGTTACCCTTGGACCCCATACAGGCGGGGGGTAAGGACGACATGATGTGTGAATTGGAGGCGCGAACGCGATAGCACTCGTAGACTACGACTTAAAGCTATTATATTCCCACATCAGCATGGTGCTCGGTCTAACACGGTCAACAGGCTAGAACTGGGAGCGCGTTCTATGATTCCGCCCTACGCCAGTGCCTGAAATCGTTCCAGAACAGGGCAGCAAGGTTTACAGGGGCAGCGCCTTTATCGCTTTCGGAGGAACGTTCAAGCCCTGATACTTCTCACTTGAGTGTTCGATggaagagacggaagaCGAATGAGTGAGATTGGGgaggttggaagagattgcTAGTAGTAGAAAAGACGATACTTGCATTTTGTAATTGTAGAGATATATAGGCAATTTTACAGACGATAATTAAATAGAGGTTATGCACGCAGGCAGACTAGTATAGTAGTACGTACCCACTGATACATACCCATGTGTAACGCGCGGCTTATTTCCTACAACACCGCAACCGGGAGCCGCACTCTTTGCTTTTTGCTCTTCCGCGTCATGAGAGATTCAGGGTCTGACTTATCGCGGACCTGGCTTCGCGCCACCCAGCAGCGAGCGGTGCTGTTTACGATAAATGGGATGATGACGCTTCTTTTTGCGTGAGAATCTTGTTGCTTGGCCATCCATGCCCAGTCTTCTCCGTTCTTTTCCATGAATCAGTACAACTATTTCCGCAaatccatcttcatttgacgttctgtttcttcttgaaTATTCAAGCTAAGTTAAACAGTACATATACCAAAGTGAgtccgccttctccttctgtcTATCTCGATAGCAGCATCTCGATAGCAGCGCTATGAGAGGCCAGGCGTGGAAAAGTACTTGAATCAAATATGGGCAGCAAAGCCCACGAGGATAGCGTTTCCTGTTTTCAATCCTCGTTTTACCCCTCTCTATTTAATCCGCCCTGCAGCCATGAGGTGCACTTTCAGTTCCTTCGCGATAATTTATCACAGACTTTCCAACCTGTAGGAGGTGGACGAAATAGTAGCCGAGGTTTATTCTATCCGTGATTCGACGAAGGCGCAAGGCGGAAATGGCTATACGGTAAAGGGAGGAATGATAATTCCAGGTGCCCTGTGTCCCCTTTCCCATGGGCTCTTGGGTTCGACACGCTCTCGCAGGTGTAGGTAATCACACCTGTCATGTTCCGTCTGCTTGTACTTTGTGATAACTTTTTGGCACGCTTCGCGTAGCAGCCCTGCTGAATACTGCTGACCTAGTCTCCACTATTTATTAGCTTATTCATTCAGTCGAACCGATTCAAGATGGCCGCTGTTACCTCCACCCCTACCGAAGTTCCACGTACGTGCGACGACTTTCCATTTTACATGACTGTCCCACATTTTAATGCCACCCATTGTAGAATTCCAGATCGTCTCCAAGATCGACAGCATCCCTGTTGTCCACGACTCTGTCGCTTATGCCCAGTGCGCCGTCTTCTAAAATGCCCATGCCCAAAATACTGACCCTATTTTCGTAGGAGCCTCATCAACTCCAACAAGCTCTCTGCGAAGCTTTATGAAACTGCCGTCGGTGTGGCTTCCAGTATGTCCCCTTTGTCGTTGGATTTTTATGAAGCTAAACATATCGCCATTTGAAGAAAGCTATGATGTTGCAACTCCCGTACTCACAAGGACTAAACCTCTGTTAGAATCTGCTGATGGCCTTGCTGTTGCAACGTGGGTTAAAGTCATCATATGGGCTGTTCGAGTTCTGACATGTGTATGGTAGTTTCGACCGAGCGGCAGCCACCTTCCCCTGTATGTCAAGTTCGCTGTATAATTGGATGTCTCATTGATGATTTGCTACAGATCCTTTTAAGACTCCTACAGAGGAATTGATCGTTGTAAAGCAAGCCAAAGGTGTTTACGATAATGTATGTGGCTTGGGAGAATCATTTGCTACGCCAAACTAATGGTTGTTTGCAGAAACTCCACCCTGCCATCTCTGGAGTAATTGCTAAGGCTGCTTCTGTAAATTCTGCTATTGGCGCCCGCGCCTCCGCCACTATCCATACTTCGCAAGACCTCGCCCACGCTCTTTTGGAGCAGCTTCGTCAAATTACTGAACATGGTGTCCAGCTTCCATCTGCGTTGTTCGAGGTAAGTACATCAAAGAAGCCTAACTTGAGAGTAATTTGTGCTCACACTAAAATAGGGTGCTTCAAAGGCCAGCAATGATGTAAAAGAGATCGTATTCGCCAAGGAAGTATCTGTTCAGGAAAAGTCAAATAAATTTGCGTCTTACGTTCTGGTATGTTTTTGTCAGGACTCAATTCGCCAGAGGAAAAGTGACTGATGAGTCGAATAGGAACAAGCCAAACCTTTGATTGAGGAGATCTACAACTATGTCTACACTGCTAAGGTTAGTATGTTTTCCATCTGTGCTACTTTTAATTGACGCAGAGAATGCAATTAGACAAAGGctgcggagaagggaaaCAATACGGCTGAGGAAGCCAGTGAGGCTTCTGACAAGGTTGCTGACAAAGCCAACGGTGGCGTTGAACATGTCGAGAATGGCCAGTAATTCATTACTTGACTTTTTTTAAGAAGAATTATTCTCTACAGCGGCTCTGTTTATAAACTTTTTGTGATATTTTGACCGTAATAAATAGATTGTCTTAAAGGGCATAAACCCTGACGCTTTTGTTGAAGTGGCTTGTCTGATTGTGTCTACGATTTGTGATAGATGTATGTCGTATATTTGGAAACCTGCAATATCGATGGGAAGGTGGGTTATACAACTTCATGAAGGTCATCAAATGATCACAATCGTACAACCTCGTATTATACAAATGTATTTTGCCCCTCACTTGTAAGCTTAGCTCCTCAGTGCCCTTACGAGCCTCTCATCCCTTGGTCCCactcccatctcctcaatcACTATAGGAGCGGCGTTTTGCCCTCTGCCTCTCAACTCTCCTCTCAACATGATGCCCAATCCTTTGGCGCCTCTGCCAACAGTCAAGAATTTGCCGACTTCTGGTACCGGTGTCCCGCATAGTCGAGAAAGAGTTTTACGCCATCTCAGTTGAGCAGTAAGGTGTGGAAGGAGAACGGTGGCAGATCGTCCAATCTAGTTTTTGAGTCAGCGCTGAATGTATAAGGAGCTAAAAATATGTATAAAAGTGTGCCTTACCGGATGAGTTGTCATGGGATCCAGTATAATAGGCCCTCCAGGTTTATTCACAAAGTGACAACGTTCTAAAACATCTTTGAACTTGGGAACGGCGTGGTTCATGAGCTTCGTGTGATATGGGCAAGGCATATGAACATCCATGACAGGATTAGCAAGATTTAACTGCTGAAGCCTCTCGATGACTTGTAGGACGGCGTGATGCGTGCCCTACAAGGTTTTGTTATTGACCTACGCGTGGTTCTAGAAATGGAACTTACtgtcaccaccaccactttACTACTGTTGATGATCCCTGCAGCTGCCCATTCTTCGTGCCCTTCATCGCTTTGTTCAATCCATTCCCTCTCAAGCCCATGGATCTCATCCAGGATCAACTGCATAGCTCTGCGCCTTTGAGCTGGCATCGGTGTTTTAGGAGCCTCATCAGGATCACAATCGACGGTTTCCGCCGAGTCGTGTAAGAAAACGTCGCTGGGAGTGTACGATAAAGATGCAGGGGGTACTGAGAACGAGGGTGCGGAAAGTGAGTGGAAGTGTCGTGCGGAGAGGACCGTTGTCAGATGAGTCCGAGATCTGCCTGCCGGTGATGCTGGGAGGGAAGCATATATACGCTTTGGATTTATGAGCGCTTGCTCTTGCCAGACACCAGCAAACTCACTGCTAGCCGAACACCAGTAGCAAGGTCTAGTCGTCCAGCAGTCACAAGGGCTGTCAATGTGCCTATGAAGCCATGCCCAGCAAGATGTGTTGTTCTAGGAGGTAGCAAGCTATTTGATCCACTTTTCTCCTACACAGATAAAGACAAAGTAATTAATCTTAAGATCGGCACTTGTGACGTGTACCTACCTGCTCGCTGGCGAGAATGGCAATGGAAGACGTTAAGATGAAAGCAGCTGTAACGTCTGGGTTTTTCATGAGATTATCCTACAAGATATGTCGGCCAATGCTCTAAAAATGTTCCTTTATAACTTACCaaacttcttccttcaaccCAGCTCCGAAGACCTCCTTTAATGTTCCCAACGTCTGTGATCCCGCATGGTTGATACCCAATCGTAGCATCAGGACTAAACAAGGCGTCCgaagcttcttcccaaaTCTTCAGTGAAGAAGGTGTAGGTGCGTGAGGAGTGTGTGGATATGATCCCTGTCAACAGTTCAAATGACACAAGTCAACCAAGCCTCATAGATAGCAAACCTATTAACATACCAGTCCTGCAAACAGCAAAGCTTGTCCACAAGGGTCGGGACTAGAGGGGGATGTTGGCTTGAGGAAGGTCATCCAGTCATTGTTAGCAGCTTTGGTGGATGTATGTCTTTTCGTGCAGTGACCTAGGCATTTTGCAAGTTGGAGACAGGGCCGACCGAAAAGTGTTGTGGACAGCTGCTGGCAAGACTGGCGTGAAAGCAAGAGCGCACGCATGGGTAGTGGCTGAAGGTGCTTTGAAGCGCTCCAGTAATATGGGTTCCGGGGTATAGATGCTGTATTGTGACTTTGTGGTCTTTGTAATTATGTTGTTATGATTTGTGAATCATATCGACGAACGAACGAAAGACGCCGCGGTCCGGCTGTTATTCATCCGCTGCCATATACGATGATACTTGCAGCTGACGGAGTTGTTCGGAATTCCACCTGTCGTGTTCTTCTTGTTATGATAAATGATTTATTAGGCATGTACTATATACCCCTGTCTCTTTCCAGTCCTTAACTTATATACGGTAGATGCTGCAATCTCCGTAGAGATGTAGGATGCAGCATTCATAAGAAACCAGACACTAGTTTCTTTCTGCCTCTAAGGCACTGACAACCAGGTTTAGGAGGTAGGAAAAGCATGATTATGTAATGCCGGCGAATAACACCTGGCTGCTGCCGATGAAAGAGCTCCACTCTAGACAGCAGCAGTTCGTACTACTTGTAGCataccttttttttcgtttCTGTCAGTGATGATGTTGGCGGATCTGTCATTACATCATCATGCATAATAATGTCTATGATCTATGATGCTGAAATATCAATGCAGACTTCTATTGTGTATCGAGGCTCTTTCACATTCCAATTCTCACTCACCTCAAGTTGAAATCGAATCGAGCAAAAGAGCCTGATTTATCACGGTTTATATCTTACTCTTAGGGACACTTTATGAGGAGCACTATTTGCAAAATGGCCCAAGACATAATTCAATTTAAAGTGTGAGCCATTCGTCTCCTCGCAATCGTTAGAAAGGTTTCACAGCAGGACAATTCCAGCTAATACGTGGTGCAGTTCAGGTGCCGTACAGGTGTGTTTGAATAAATGCCATATCTCCCACAGTTTTGACATCGGTATAGCTGACAAACGAATGTTATTTCCTGTGCTTGTATACCAGGGGGTCAACTTCCGATACCATACTCAGAAAGAGTGAGCTTGATATAAAACCCGTTGTGATCATCTGAGGATATGACTAACTTCTCTTTGAGAGCCCAAAAACTAGGCCTTAGGGGCCATTGCTATAACCACAGTGACTCAAGCGTACAAGGCGTTGCTGCTGGATCGTCTGAAAAGGTGGAACAATTGTGTGTAATGCTACATTTCCAGAGGAATATCATCATTAACGTTCTTACAGTCGAAAGTGGTTAGAAAAGGGACCTTCATCTGCTGAAGTCCATAACGTAGAGCTCATAAAGGAGCTCAGAAATGCTAGTGAGGCCGATGTGGAGAAGGCAGTAGGAACCAGCAGTGGTTTCGAAGTTCGACGGTGATAACGCCTTCTCATCCTGATCGTAATACTACAGTACTGCCATTATCCTCCTGCTAAATCAGTAGTATGTTACGTAGAATGGATTTATCATATGTAGTAAGGGTATTAAGAGAATTCTGTCAACTGAAATAATTTCAATTAATCGAACTTCATAATAACTTAGCTCAACAGGAGGATAATGTTATGTAGAAGTCTAGAACAGAACAAGAAGTACAGAAGAGCAGAGGACTCATAGTAATAATGGGGTGTCTAATCGTTACTTAATACTCTATTATTCCCACCCTTCGATTCCGAACCCTTGTAAGACCTCTATATGTCTTTAGAGGGTCAAAAAACAGATACTTCTTTTCCGACTCTACGTAAGTACAAGTCGGTTGCCATGCAATCTTCCCTCCACGTAATCTCCTTCTTATCATTAATATTATAATTGTAAATGTAATCGGGAGACAAGCTGACGACGCAAAGGAAATGCGATGTACAACAAAACAGCCGTACGCAATATATAATAATCATTTCCTTTTGGTCCCTTGTTGTCTGGGTTTTATATGCCACTTTTCGTCTTTGTTCTCAATGCGTTGTGGAACGTGAACTATTTGTTCTTGTTACACAGCTGTACAACCAAACCCTCGCAAACATATAATAAAGAGCAATAGCGACATGCCAATTATGGACTATCTTACCGCCAACACTGCCTCAAGAACTCCGACAGCATCCAGTTCGTCCATCGACTCTCTGTCAGGTTCATCGGACACAAAGGCTTACAAGCAATCTCGATCGAAGAGCTTTGGAGGTGTGTTCAAGAGACATAGGCTATCATGGGGCGGTCCTTCCATTGAGAAGTTCAGAttgggagagagggattCAAGCAACGAGGACTGCAGTGGCGGCATTGGGGGCAAACCCTACAATGAACAACAACCGCTAGATAATTTAAACGGTCAGAGTTACGTCAACCACATACGCAGATCGAGCGATAGTAGCCAGTTGATTCGTGACCTTAGGAAGGGTAATGAGTCAGAAGATTTCAAAGCAATTGACACATACAGATTACCTGGTATTGGTTTCGTGGGCACAAACGCATCGAAGGACGCGGTAAGTTCTTGGTTGAAGTGCACACGAATCAAAGTAATTCATATTTGTCTTATAGATAGAGCGGCCCCCATGGCGGTCCATCCGTTGCGAAGAATCATCCGGGAGTCTACTCAGTCCTGGGTGGTCCCCTGCCTTGTCCGATAGACTAGTGCGTTTAGAGTTTTCTGCGTCGCTCGTGGTTGACTTTACTCCAGTATGAAGACCTGGCTCCAGCTCCACAAAACCCTTCACATCGATATCTTACCCCTCAGGATTCAtattctctccttcttacCTATCAATCAAGCGCCGTTACATCACATTCCTCCTTCGACGTGTCCACTTCATCCCGATGCCCCATAGATCAGA is a window from the Cryptococcus neoformans var. neoformans JEC21 chromosome 2 sequence genome containing:
- a CDS encoding D-lactate dehydrogenase (cytochrome), putative; translated protein: MVPDMTEFNDKTGKMSRSESPSVERIYILLPVLQPTHTIGNTRMVHFPLSSSSAFIRRSRHLSRRNPTVQLPATTSRLFWRALSLSSRSPKYTTLTTSHISHIRKLLSSPSSVLSTLDGSATSDDLLPHNLDWMGKYLGQSKVLVKPKTVEEVSRIVKWCDENDVAIVPQGGNTGLVGGSTPIHDELILSLSSLNSIRSFDPVSGILIAEAGLILEKADSFLESRGFVFPLDLGAKGSCQIGGNVATNAGGLRLLRYGSLRGSVLGLEVVLPDGRIWDGLSGLRKDNTGYDLKQLFIGSEGSIGIITAVSILCPHRPRSTNVALFSLPSYAACLEVFSQAKQHLGEIMSAFEMFDNTAYEAVKKHGGAKKVFEKEGDFYCLIETGGSSAEHDSEKLTSLFDHLLSSSFILDGVLAQDSAQIHSLWQIRELCPESLSKAGKAYKYDLSVPVEKMYEVVERMRAHLKERGLLGGKVKYVAGFGHLGDGNLHLNVVAEGNEFSEEVQCIIEPFVYELVAEYNGSISAEHGLGSMKAPYISYSQTDTSIELMRRLKKLFDPKGIMNPYKFIL
- a CDS encoding expressed protein, with the protein product MAAVTSTPTEVPQFQIVSKIDSIPVVHDSVAYAQSLINSNKLSAKLYETAVGVASKSYDVATPVLTRTKPLLESADGLAVATFDRAAATFPYPFKTPTEELIVVKQAKGVYDNKLHPAISGVIAKAASVNSAIGARASATIHTSQDLAHALLEQLRQITEHGVQLPSALFEGASKASNDVKEIVFAKEVSVQEKSNKFASYVLEQAKPLIEEIYNYVYTAKTKAAEKGNNTAEEASEASDKVADKANGGVEHVENGQ
- a CDS encoding expressed protein, with translation MRALLLSRQSCQQLSTTLFGRPCLQLAKCLGHCTKRHTSTKAANNDWMTFLKPTSPSSPDPCGQALLFAGLGSYPHTPHAPTPSSLKIWEEASDALFSPDATIGYQPCGITDVGNIKGGLRSWVEGRSLDNLMKNPDVTAAFILTSSIAILASEQEKSGSNSLLPPRTTHLAGHGFIGTLTALVTAGRLDLATGVRLARIYASLPASPAGRSRTHLTTVLSARHFHSLSAPSFSVPPASLSYTPSDVFLHDSAETVDCDPDEAPKTPMPAQRRRAMQLILDEIHGLEREWIEQSDEGHEEWAAAGIINSSKVVVVTGTHHAVLQVIERLQQLNLANPVMDVHMPCPYHTKLMNHAVPKFKDVLERCHFVNKPGGPIILDPMTTHPIGRSATVLLPHLTAQLRWRKTLSRLCGTPVPEVGKFLTVGRGAKGLGIMLRGELRGRGQNAAPIVIEEMGVGPRDERLVRALRS